One window of the Allosaccharopolyspora coralli genome contains the following:
- a CDS encoding Ppx/GppA phosphatase family protein — MARVAAIDCGTNSIRLLVADVTRHEDGTADLRDIYREMRVVRLGQGVDATGRLAAEAIERTRAALQEYGAMAVRKGVQSLRMVATSATRDAANREEFFSMVRDTIGVDAEVITGEEEAHLSFIGAVGDLDPADGPFVVTDVGGGSTEIVVGRWDGARAEIHGAFSADIGCVRLTERCLHSDPPSEVEARDAETLARSVLNPAFDSVDVTQSRTWVGVAGTMTTLSAVSQDLPVYDPHSIHLSRMSDRRVAEVTNDLLAMTHEQRAAIGSMHPGRVDVICGGALVVQVLAEEMRGRARVTDLVVSEHDILDGIALSIS, encoded by the coding sequence ATGGCGAGGGTCGCGGCGATCGACTGCGGGACGAACTCGATCCGACTGCTGGTCGCGGACGTCACGAGACACGAGGACGGCACTGCCGACCTGCGCGACATCTACCGCGAGATGCGGGTCGTGCGGCTCGGGCAAGGTGTGGACGCCACGGGGCGGTTGGCCGCGGAGGCGATCGAGCGCACTCGCGCCGCCCTTCAGGAATACGGCGCGATGGCGGTCCGCAAGGGCGTGCAGTCGCTGCGGATGGTCGCGACGTCGGCGACCAGGGACGCCGCGAACCGCGAGGAGTTCTTCTCGATGGTGCGGGACACGATCGGTGTGGACGCCGAGGTGATCACCGGCGAGGAGGAGGCGCACCTGTCGTTCATCGGTGCCGTCGGCGATCTCGACCCGGCGGACGGACCTTTCGTGGTCACCGACGTCGGCGGCGGCTCGACGGAGATCGTCGTCGGGCGCTGGGACGGCGCTCGCGCGGAGATTCACGGTGCGTTCTCCGCCGACATCGGCTGTGTGCGGCTCACCGAGCGCTGCCTGCACAGTGATCCGCCGTCCGAGGTGGAGGCCAGGGACGCGGAGACGCTCGCCCGCTCGGTGCTGAATCCGGCGTTCGACTCGGTCGACGTGACGCAGTCGCGGACCTGGGTCGGGGTCGCCGGGACGATGACGACGTTGTCGGCGGTGTCGCAGGACCTGCCGGTCTACGACCCGCATTCGATTCACCTCTCCCGCATGTCGGACCGGCGGGTCGCGGAGGTCACGAACGACCTGCTGGCCATGACGCACGAGCAGCGCGCCGCGATCGGGTCGATGCATCCCGGCAGGGTGGACGTGATCTGCGGTGGAGCGCTGGTGGTGCAGGTGTTGGCCGAAGAGATGCGGGGGCGTGCGCGCGTCACGGACCTGGTCGTCAGCGAGCACGACATCCTCGACGGGATAGCACTGTCTATCAGCTAG
- a CDS encoding DUF501 domain-containing protein, with amino-acid sequence MTVPDGVGDGDRAEIARQLGRPPRGLRAVAARDGSGAPAVVQTHPRLEDGTPFPTLYYLTSPKLVSAVSTLEAEGLMKEMQDRLAEDEELSARYRQAHESYLAERDAIDPLGIDVTAGGMPDRVKCLHVHVAHALAKGPGVNPFGDEALSVIDQRWPENASS; translated from the coding sequence GTGACCGTGCCGGACGGAGTCGGCGACGGCGACCGCGCCGAGATCGCCCGCCAGCTCGGTCGCCCGCCGCGGGGGCTGCGTGCGGTAGCGGCTCGGGACGGCTCGGGTGCGCCCGCCGTGGTGCAGACGCACCCTCGGCTGGAGGACGGCACGCCGTTTCCGACGCTGTACTACCTGACGTCACCGAAGCTGGTGTCGGCGGTGTCGACGTTGGAGGCCGAGGGCCTCATGAAGGAGATGCAGGACCGTCTCGCCGAGGACGAGGAACTCAGTGCGCGGTATCGGCAGGCGCACGAGTCCTACCTCGCGGAGCGCGACGCGATCGATCCGCTGGGAATCGACGTGACCGCGGGCGGGATGCCGGATCGCGTCAAGTGTCTGCACGTCCACGTCGCCCACGCGCTCGCGAAGGGGCCGGGTGTGAACCCGTTCGGGGACGAAGCGCTCTCGGTGATCGACCAACGCTGGCCCGAGAACGCCTCCAGCTGA
- a CDS encoding lytic transglycosylase domain-containing protein, translating into MRRVAAGAIMLPALFLPAALASASSTMISALPERFATATEDPDELGATGQVPEALRPSPDVIRGAVDPEALTGAGPPIEVPDGPLGIPEPMLFAYVDGARKLADTTPGCGVDWAVLASIGRIESAHARSGNIDVNGTTVSAILGPRLNGGPDIAAIRDTDNAFHDGDPVWDRAVGPMQFIPSTWSRYAVDGNDDLVASPHNVHDSITAAGNYLCAGRTDLRDPGNLAAAVFTYNQSNSYVREVLIWADAYRRGVNPVPTELAPPDDRDVLAGERLPEGSPDVLAEPEATPPAPDVEALPPLPELDEAVPPPPAPDVDALPEPVPPADQPPEPPFPDTGVVPPEPPDVDPPVEEAPQVPPPGKGDSVPPREQPQGDVSPDPVPPPGGESPAEPPGSEVPSESDPAEHLPPASEESGDGLEPEDPAQDQNPPQPQKPDEQSPVPDQPQKPEPQAPEPQAPELVPHPGYPGSAPTEEETTPQPVPSVPPEQAPEPTEPPSESPSETPPQHVPESPATTPPSEEMDVVDCDEAAISEGRFTLDETEVFDGPIPMNHTPPVEAAPGTWVVINAPGDPADPHSQDQLARCQVPAE; encoded by the coding sequence ATGCGCCGTGTCGCCGCCGGAGCGATCATGCTCCCGGCGCTGTTCCTGCCCGCCGCGCTCGCCAGCGCCTCCTCCACGATGATCTCCGCGCTCCCGGAACGGTTCGCGACGGCGACGGAGGATCCGGATGAGCTCGGTGCCACCGGCCAGGTGCCGGAGGCGCTGCGGCCCAGTCCGGACGTGATCCGCGGCGCCGTCGACCCGGAGGCGCTCACGGGTGCGGGGCCGCCGATCGAGGTGCCGGACGGTCCGCTGGGGATTCCGGAGCCGATGCTCTTCGCCTACGTCGACGGTGCCCGCAAACTCGCCGACACGACGCCCGGATGCGGCGTGGACTGGGCGGTGCTGGCCTCGATCGGGCGTATCGAGTCCGCTCACGCGCGGTCGGGCAACATCGACGTCAACGGCACGACGGTGAGCGCGATCCTCGGGCCGCGCCTCAACGGCGGCCCGGACATCGCGGCCATCCGCGACACCGACAACGCCTTCCACGACGGGGATCCCGTGTGGGACCGGGCCGTTGGACCGATGCAGTTCATCCCGTCGACGTGGAGCCGCTACGCCGTCGACGGGAACGACGACCTCGTCGCCAGCCCGCACAACGTGCACGACTCGATCACCGCGGCGGGCAACTACCTCTGCGCTGGGCGAACGGATCTGCGCGATCCGGGGAACCTCGCCGCGGCGGTGTTCACCTACAACCAGTCGAACAGCTACGTCCGCGAGGTGTTGATCTGGGCCGACGCCTACCGACGGGGCGTCAACCCGGTGCCGACCGAGCTGGCTCCTCCGGACGACCGCGATGTTCTGGCGGGCGAACGGCTGCCGGAGGGCAGCCCGGACGTGCTCGCCGAGCCAGAGGCCACACCACCGGCTCCGGACGTCGAGGCGCTGCCCCCGCTGCCGGAACTGGACGAGGCCGTGCCCCCGCCGCCGGCCCCGGATGTCGACGCCCTGCCCGAGCCCGTACCGCCCGCGGACCAGCCGCCCGAACCACCGTTCCCCGACACCGGCGTCGTGCCTCCGGAACCGCCGGATGTGGACCCGCCGGTAGAGGAGGCGCCGCAGGTGCCTCCGCCGGGGAAAGGTGATTCGGTCCCGCCGCGCGAACAGCCGCAAGGCGACGTGTCTCCGGATCCGGTGCCGCCCCCCGGGGGCGAGTCTCCGGCGGAACCGCCCGGCAGTGAAGTCCCGTCCGAATCGGACCCCGCCGAGCACCTGCCCCCGGCTTCGGAGGAGTCAGGTGACGGGCTGGAGCCGGAGGACCCAGCCCAGGACCAGAACCCGCCGCAGCCGCAAAAACCAGACGAGCAGTCCCCGGTTCCGGATCAGCCGCAGAAGCCGGAACCGCAGGCTCCGGAACCGCAGGCTCCCGAGCTGGTGCCACACCCCGGATATCCGGGGAGTGCCCCGACGGAGGAGGAGACGACACCTCAGCCGGTGCCGTCCGTTCCGCCGGAACAGGCTCCGGAACCGACAGAGCCACCGTCCGAGTCGCCATCAGAGACGCCACCGCAGCATGTGCCGGAGTCTCCGGCGACAACTCCGCCGTCGGAGGAGATGGACGTCGTCGACTGTGACGAGGCCGCGATCAGCGAAGGTCGCTTCACGCTCGATGAGACCGAGGTGTTCGACGGCCCGATCCCGATGAACCACACGCCGCCCGTAGAGGCAGCACCGGGAACCTGGGTCGTCATCAACGCTCCGGGCGACCCGGCTGATCCGCACTCCCAAGACCAATTGGCCCGGTGCCAGGTCCCAGCTGAGTGA
- the eno gene encoding phosphopyruvate hydratase, translating to MAIIEQVGAREILDSRGNPTVEVEVALDDGTLTRAAVPSGASTGEHEAVELRDGDASRYGGKGVERAVGAVLDEIGPELTGIEAIEQRVVDQKLVDLDGTPAKSRLGANAILGVSLAVAKAAAESANLELFRYVGGPNAHVLPVPMMNILNGGAHADTGVDVQEFMIAPIGADSFSEALRWGAETYHALKSVLKTKGLATGLGDEGGFAPDLANNREALDLIAQAIEKAGYKLGRDIVLALDVAATEFHADGVYNFEKSQRSAQQMAAYYKELLDAYPLVSIEDPLSEDDWDGWVELTKEIGDRVQLVGDDLFVTNPERLEDGISRRAGNALLVKVNQIGTVSETLDAVNLATSCGYKSMMSHRSGETEDTTISDLAVATGCGQIKTGAPARSERVAKYNQLLRIEEALGDAARYAGELAFPRFTTEG from the coding sequence GTGGCGATCATCGAACAGGTCGGCGCACGCGAGATCTTGGACTCGCGCGGCAACCCCACCGTCGAGGTCGAGGTGGCGTTGGACGACGGGACGCTGACCCGTGCGGCTGTGCCTTCGGGAGCTTCGACCGGTGAGCACGAGGCCGTGGAGCTGCGCGACGGCGACGCGAGCCGTTACGGCGGCAAGGGGGTCGAGCGGGCCGTCGGCGCGGTGCTGGACGAGATCGGCCCCGAACTGACCGGGATCGAGGCCATCGAGCAGCGTGTGGTGGACCAGAAGCTCGTCGACCTCGACGGCACTCCGGCCAAGTCCCGGCTCGGGGCGAACGCCATTCTCGGCGTCTCTCTCGCGGTGGCGAAGGCCGCGGCCGAGTCGGCGAACCTGGAGTTGTTCCGTTACGTCGGCGGCCCCAACGCGCACGTGCTGCCGGTGCCGATGATGAACATCCTCAACGGCGGTGCGCACGCCGACACCGGCGTCGACGTCCAGGAGTTCATGATCGCTCCGATCGGCGCCGACTCGTTCTCCGAGGCGCTGCGCTGGGGAGCCGAGACCTACCACGCACTGAAGTCGGTGCTGAAGACCAAGGGCTTGGCGACCGGACTCGGCGACGAGGGCGGCTTCGCTCCCGACCTGGCGAACAACCGGGAGGCACTGGACCTCATCGCGCAGGCGATCGAGAAGGCCGGGTACAAGCTGGGGCGCGACATCGTGCTCGCGCTGGACGTGGCCGCGACCGAGTTCCACGCCGACGGCGTCTACAACTTCGAGAAGTCCCAGCGCAGCGCGCAGCAGATGGCCGCGTACTACAAGGAACTGCTCGACGCGTACCCGCTCGTGTCCATCGAGGACCCGCTGTCGGAGGACGACTGGGACGGCTGGGTCGAGCTGACCAAGGAGATCGGCGATCGGGTGCAGCTCGTCGGCGACGACCTGTTCGTCACCAACCCGGAGCGGCTGGAGGACGGCATCAGCCGACGCGCCGGAAACGCGCTTCTGGTCAAGGTAAACCAGATCGGCACCGTGTCCGAGACACTGGATGCGGTGAACCTCGCGACCTCGTGCGGGTACAAGAGCATGATGAGCCACCGCTCCGGGGAGACCGAGGACACGACGATCTCCGACCTGGCCGTGGCCACCGGCTGCGGGCAGATCAAGACGGGTGCTCCGGCACGGTCGGAGCGTGTGGCGAAGTACAACCAGTTGCTGCGCATCGAGGAGGCACTCGGTGACGCGGCCCGGTACGCGGGCGAGCTCGCTTTCCCGCGGTTCACCACGGAGGGCTGA
- a CDS encoding lytic transglycosylase domain-containing protein, translating to MSTTPRDRARRAALAALGRLAVAAVVIASTVGAVAVVAVLGRPLTAPVAGPPAEPEIEPAAVPPGSAAPPGLERLPEVPEVPEQGESDPIREWADEVANAVDVPARALVSYANADLAMRDYQPNCKISWATLAGIGRVESNHGRYGERVLDEDARPSSPIIGVPLDGGPGVAAIPDTDGGTLDGDGVHDRAVGPMQFIPSTWQKWSSDGNGDGIGDPHNLDDAAVAAGRYLCSGARDMTTGEGWWGGLFSYNRSVEYGQKVFALAETYADAGSRRS from the coding sequence ATGTCGACCACTCCCCGCGACCGAGCGCGCCGTGCCGCTCTCGCCGCGCTCGGACGCCTCGCCGTGGCCGCCGTCGTCATCGCCTCGACGGTGGGCGCTGTCGCCGTCGTCGCCGTTCTCGGCAGGCCGCTGACGGCACCCGTCGCCGGGCCGCCCGCCGAGCCGGAGATCGAACCCGCGGCCGTCCCTCCCGGCTCGGCCGCGCCGCCGGGACTGGAACGGCTGCCGGAGGTTCCGGAAGTGCCGGAGCAGGGCGAGTCCGACCCGATCCGGGAGTGGGCGGACGAGGTCGCCAACGCCGTCGACGTGCCTGCCCGCGCGCTCGTCTCCTACGCCAACGCAGACCTGGCGATGCGCGACTACCAGCCGAACTGCAAGATCTCGTGGGCGACGCTGGCGGGAATCGGCCGGGTCGAGTCCAACCACGGCCGCTACGGCGAGCGGGTGCTCGACGAAGACGCCCGCCCCTCGTCACCGATCATCGGGGTGCCACTGGACGGCGGTCCGGGTGTGGCGGCGATCCCGGACACCGACGGCGGAACGCTGGACGGAGACGGGGTGCACGATCGCGCGGTCGGGCCGATGCAGTTCATTCCCTCCACCTGGCAGAAGTGGAGCAGCGACGGCAACGGGGACGGCATCGGCGATCCGCACAACCTCGACGACGCAGCGGTGGCCGCCGGCCGCTACCTGTGCTCGGGGGCCCGCGACATGACCACCGGTGAGGGCTGGTGGGGCGGTCTGTTCTCCTACAACCGCTCCGTCGAGTACGGGCAGAAAGTCTTCGCGCTCGCCGAGACCTACGCCGACGCCGGCTCCCGCCGCAGCTGA
- a CDS encoding FtsB family cell division protein: MALSVSVPLRTYLSQGEELSARQQQQEQLSAQVEELEQRKKKLSDPAQVEAEARKRLGYVRPGETPYIVQVPEQQPAQRPAGDHSDEQPPWYEELWKSLTGNGS, from the coding sequence ATGGCGTTGAGCGTCTCCGTACCGCTGCGGACCTACCTCAGCCAGGGCGAGGAGCTCTCGGCGCGGCAGCAGCAGCAGGAGCAGTTGAGCGCGCAGGTCGAGGAACTCGAACAACGCAAGAAGAAGCTCTCCGACCCGGCGCAGGTCGAGGCGGAGGCCCGCAAGCGGCTGGGTTACGTCCGGCCCGGTGAGACGCCGTACATCGTGCAGGTTCCGGAACAGCAGCCTGCGCAACGACCCGCCGGGGACCACAGCGACGAGCAGCCGCCCTGGTACGAGGAGTTGTGGAAATCGTTGACGGGGAACGGATCGTGA
- a CDS encoding tetratricopeptide repeat protein: MSSETTIDAFRKAEDLVAQRRPFEALRKLEPVLDVEPDKPSVQLLLGRACFFSAQLRRAERAFLRVLELDPSDHYARLVLGRTLQRQGRLREAQTQLRLAATMNPDPAYQEALGEVSARIAVEDG, encoded by the coding sequence ATGAGCAGCGAGACCACGATCGACGCGTTCCGCAAAGCGGAAGACCTGGTGGCTCAGCGCAGGCCGTTCGAGGCGCTGCGCAAGCTCGAACCGGTCCTCGACGTCGAGCCCGACAAGCCGAGTGTGCAGTTGTTGCTGGGTCGAGCGTGCTTTTTCTCGGCACAGCTGCGCCGGGCCGAACGCGCGTTCCTGCGGGTGCTCGAACTCGACCCGTCCGACCATTACGCGCGGCTGGTGCTCGGGCGGACGTTGCAGCGGCAGGGCAGGCTGCGGGAGGCGCAGACGCAGCTGCGGCTGGCGGCGACGATGAACCCCGATCCCGCATACCAGGAGGCGCTGGGCGAGGTCAGCGCCCGCATAGCCGTCGAAGACGGCTAA